A region from the Vicia villosa cultivar HV-30 ecotype Madison, WI linkage group LG3, Vvil1.0, whole genome shotgun sequence genome encodes:
- the LOC131657647 gene encoding probable BOI-related E3 ubiquitin-protein ligase 3, translating to MIVQGPNFPFPHSSNSNVYDATTTKHNYTEFHPEKLEVNQLIESQKETLRILMQEHENQQQVMTILKNEELNFSYILAQKDEQIVEMTNINMELEKYSTKLETDNQLWRKVTYENECMVLSLDNSLEQIKRKNSYYPEDIESCCDMEVLEEETTENSIVCDDHGIATSFDMICKRCYLNESTFLFLPCRHLCSCKPCEHFLKACPVCLTGKKTSIEILCFQDLSY from the exons ATGATCGTTCAAGGCCCCAATTTTCCTTTTCCTCATTCTAGTAATTCAAATGTCTATGATGCTACTACCACTAAACATAACTACACTGAGTTTCATCCAGAAAAGTTAGAGGTGAATCAGCTTATCGAGTCACAG AAAGAGACATTGAGAATATTGATGCAAGAGCATGAAAATCAACAACAAGTGATGACAATATTGAAGAACGAAGAATTAAATTTCTCTTATATCCTAGCACAAAAGGATGAACAAATAGTAGAAATGACAAATATAAACATGGAGTTGGAAAAATATTCAACAAAATTAGAGACCGATAATCAATTGTGGCGAAAAGTTACTTATGAAAATGAGTGCATGGTTTTGTCTCTGGATAATTCCTTAgaacaaatcaaaagaaaaaattcATATTATCCTGAAGATATAGAGTCATGTTGTGACATGGAAGTGCTTGAAGAAGAAACAACTGAGAATAGTATAGTGTGTGATGATCATGGAATTGCAACAagttttgacatgatttgcaAACGTTGTTATTTGAATGAATCAACTTTCTTGTTTCTTCCTTGTCGGCATCTTTGTTCGTGTAAACCATGTGAGCATTTTCTCAAAGCATGTCCGGTGTGTTTAACCGGAAAGAAAACTAGTATAGAGATCCTCTGTTTTCAAGATTTAAGTTATTAG
- the LOC131660471 gene encoding chloroplast protein FOR GROWTH AND FERTILITY 2-like, whose protein sequence is MDRLLSSSSPPSLKTLKPLPFSNRPFQYASTFNLSPSKRSFFTPISCNRQNPSPLSSSSSSIQSNHFPTLSSENSVPQPNSLTQIATGAFQKPKAITARTIVILSAVVAFLIQPAIVPAAFATFQTAAGGPAAAAVGGKLIRTELLSSAWTGFFAGCLHTLSGPDHLAALAPLSIGRTRLESAAVGALWGCGHDAGQLIFGLIFLILKDRLHIEIIRTWGTRVVGLTLLVIGAMGIKEASEAAAPCVALENGECDVGVYESLNNPSPRKKKIGFATFATGIVHGLQPDALMMVLPALALPSRLAGAAFLTMFLVGTVVAMGGYTVFIGSCSQALKDRVPRITEKLTWASSLIAIALGFAIIISQFFGFTLY, encoded by the exons ATGGATAGGCTTCTATCATCTTCTTCACCCCCTTCTCTCAAAACCCTCAAACCTTTACCATTTTCCAATCGACCATTTCAATATGCATCAACTTTCAATCTTTCCCCGTCAAAACGCTCTTTCTTCACACCAATTTCTTGTAACCGCCAAAACCCATctccattatcatcatcatcatcttccataCAATCCAATCACTTTCCAACCCTTTCTTCAGAAAACTCGGTACCCCAACCCAATTCTCTCACTCAGATCGCAACCGGGGCTTTCCAGAAACCAAAG GCAATAACAGCTCGGACTATTGTAATTCTCTCTGCTGTTGTAGCGTTCTTAATTCAACCAGCTATTGTACCAGCAGCCTTTGCAACGTTTCAAACGGCTGCCGGAGGTCCTGCTGCAGCTGCAGTTGGGGGAAAATTAATCCGCACTGAGCTCCTGAGTAGTGCTTGGACTGGTTTTTTTGCTGGCTGTTTGCACACTCTATCAGGGCCGGACCACCTTGCTGCTTTGGCTCCTTTATCTATTGGTCGCACCAGATTGGAGAGTGCTGCTGTAGGAGCCCTTTGGGGTTGTGGTCATGATGCTGGTCAACTTATCTTCggcttaatatttttaatattgaaGGATCGACTTCACATTGAAATTATCCGAACTTGGGGCACTAGAGTGGTTGGTTTAACCCTGCTAGTAATTGGTGCTATGGGAATTAAAGAAGCTTCAGAAGCTGCTGCCCCATGTGTAGCCTTAGAAAATGGCGAGTGTGATGTGGGTGTCTATGAATCACTTAATAATCCATCACCCCGAAAGAAGAAGATTGGTTTTGCAACATTTGCGACAGGGATAGTTCATGGACTGCAACCAGATGCATTGATGATGGTATTGCCTGCCCTTGCTCTGCCTTCTCGTTTGGCCGGTGCTGCATTTCTCACCATGTTCTTAGTTGGAACCGTAGTTGCTATGGGAGGTTATACCGTGTTCATAGGTTCGTGTAGCCAGGCACTAAAGGATAGAGTACCTAGAATAACAGAGAAGCTGACTTGGGCTTCTTCCCTTATCGCAATAGCCCTTGGATTTGCCATCATTATTAGCCAGTTTTTTGGGTTTACACTCTACTAA